From one Mycolicibacterium sp. HK-90 genomic stretch:
- a CDS encoding helix-turn-helix domain-containing protein — MRDMNKNRGELLAELRKAYEGGASIRSLVAETGRSYGSIHSLLRESGTTMRSRGGPNHRTRARA; from the coding sequence ATGAGGGATATGAACAAGAATCGCGGCGAACTGCTGGCAGAGCTGCGCAAGGCGTACGAGGGGGGTGCGAGTATCCGCTCGCTGGTGGCTGAGACAGGACGGTCCTACGGCTCGATCCATAGCTTGCTGCGTGAGTCGGGAACGACGATGCGCAGCCGCGGTGGGCCCAACCACCGCACCCGCGCCAGGGCCTGA
- a CDS encoding TetR/AcrR family transcriptional regulator — protein MRRPVEGLKADCRAAVLAEVAATGLGGLTVEGVARRASAAKTSIYRHWASVEELLLDSLVQAYPTEAPTVEGGNLRGDLLRSLDQLAAWLTGPTAPAVAAILGERRRRPELVDALYRRVFDANGRRFTQTVIEHYAARGEIEARYVTPIICDIGEALVIKHQIDTGEVPDVNIRTAIVDQAILPALGIAAETGRP, from the coding sequence ATGCGACGACCGGTCGAGGGCCTGAAAGCCGACTGCCGGGCAGCCGTACTCGCCGAGGTCGCGGCCACCGGACTCGGGGGCCTCACCGTCGAAGGCGTCGCGCGCCGGGCGTCTGCCGCCAAGACGTCGATCTACCGGCACTGGGCGTCGGTCGAGGAACTGTTGCTCGATTCCCTCGTCCAGGCGTACCCGACCGAAGCCCCCACGGTGGAAGGCGGGAATCTGCGCGGCGACCTGCTGCGATCTCTTGATCAGTTGGCCGCGTGGCTGACCGGGCCAACCGCACCCGCCGTGGCCGCGATCCTCGGCGAACGACGGCGCCGCCCCGAGTTGGTCGACGCGCTGTACCGCCGGGTCTTCGACGCCAACGGTCGACGTTTCACCCAGACCGTCATCGAGCACTACGCGGCACGCGGCGAGATAGAGGCGCGGTACGTCACGCCGATCATCTGCGACATCGGCGAGGCGTTGGTGATCAAGCACCAGATCGACACCGGGGAGGTTCCCGACGTGAATATCCGCACGGCGATCGTGGACCAGGCGATCCTGCCCGCACTGGGCATCGCCGCCGAGACGGGGCGACCGTGA
- a CDS encoding aconitate hydratase, translating into MSSENTENSSLNSFGARDTLTVGDQSYEIYRLDAVPGTEKLPYSLKVLAENLLRTEDGANITKDHIEAIANWDPSAEPSIEIQFTPARVLMQDFTGVPCIVDLATMREAVAALGGDPNKVNPLSPAEMVIDHSVILDVFGNAGAFERNVELEYERNSERYQFLRWGQGAFDDFKVVPPGTGIVHQVNIEYLARVVMVRDGKAYPDTCVGTDSHTTMENGLGVLGWGVGGIEAEAAMLGQPVSMLIPRVVGFKLTGEIKPGVTATDVVLTVTDMLRRHGVVGKFVEFYGKGVAEVPLANRATLGNMSPEFGSTAAIFPIDDETINYLRLTGRSEQQLALVEAYAKAQGMWHNPDKEPVFSEYLELDLSTVVPSISGPKRPQDRIELSDAKNAFRKDIHNYVEENLPTPHTQLDEAVEESFPASDPAKLSFADDGAVDVRPSAANGSEGRPSKPITVRSEERGEFVLDHGAVVVAGITSCTNTSNPSVMLGAALLAKKAVEKGLTTKPWVKTNMAPGSQVVTDYYNKAGLWPYLEKLGYFLGGYGCTTCIGNTGPLPDEISKAINDNDLSVTAVLSGNRNFEGRISPDVKMNYLASPPLVIAYGIAGTMDFDFETDPLGQDQDGKDVFLADIWPSAAEIEETIASSINREMFTDSYADVFKGDDRWRSLSTPEGNTFEWDEASTYVRKAPYFDGMPAEPEPVADIKGARVLALLGDSVTTDHISPAGSIKPGTPAAQYLDANGVERKDYNSLGSRRGNHEVMIRGTFANIRLRNQLLDDVSGGYTRDFTQPGGPQAFIYDASVNYKEAGIPLVVLGGKEYGSGSSRDWAAKGTVLLGVKAVITESFERIHRSNLIGMGVIPLQFPAGESAASLKLDGTETYDITGIEALNAGKTPKTVKVTATKEDGSKVEFDAVVRIDTPGEADYYRNGGILQYVLRNMLKSK; encoded by the coding sequence GTGAGCAGCGAGAATACGGAAAATTCGTCCCTTAACTCATTTGGTGCCCGCGACACACTGACTGTCGGGGACCAGAGCTACGAGATCTACCGCCTCGACGCGGTACCCGGTACCGAGAAGCTTCCGTACAGCCTGAAGGTGCTGGCGGAGAACCTGTTGCGCACCGAGGACGGCGCCAACATCACCAAGGACCACATCGAGGCTATCGCCAACTGGGATCCCTCGGCCGAGCCGAGCATCGAGATCCAGTTCACCCCGGCCCGCGTGCTGATGCAGGACTTCACCGGTGTGCCGTGCATCGTCGACCTGGCCACCATGCGCGAGGCCGTGGCCGCCCTCGGCGGCGACCCGAACAAGGTCAACCCACTCTCCCCCGCCGAGATGGTCATCGACCACTCCGTCATCCTCGACGTCTTCGGCAACGCCGGCGCCTTCGAGCGCAACGTCGAACTCGAATACGAGCGCAACTCCGAGCGCTACCAGTTCCTCCGCTGGGGCCAGGGCGCGTTCGACGACTTCAAGGTCGTCCCCCCGGGCACCGGCATCGTGCACCAGGTCAACATCGAGTACCTGGCCCGCGTCGTCATGGTCCGCGATGGCAAGGCTTACCCGGACACCTGTGTGGGCACCGACAGCCACACCACCATGGAGAACGGCCTGGGCGTGCTGGGCTGGGGCGTCGGCGGTATCGAGGCCGAGGCCGCCATGCTGGGCCAGCCCGTCTCGATGCTCATCCCGCGCGTCGTCGGCTTCAAGCTGACCGGTGAGATCAAGCCCGGTGTCACCGCCACCGACGTCGTGCTCACCGTCACCGACATGCTGCGCCGCCACGGCGTGGTCGGCAAGTTCGTCGAGTTCTACGGCAAGGGCGTGGCCGAGGTGCCGCTGGCCAACCGCGCCACCCTGGGCAACATGAGCCCCGAATTCGGTTCCACCGCAGCGATTTTCCCGATCGACGACGAGACGATCAACTACCTGCGCCTGACCGGGCGCAGCGAGCAGCAGCTGGCGCTCGTCGAGGCCTATGCCAAGGCGCAGGGCATGTGGCACAACCCGGACAAGGAGCCGGTCTTCTCCGAGTACCTGGAGCTGGACCTGTCGACCGTGGTGCCGTCCATCTCGGGCCCGAAGCGTCCGCAGGACCGCATCGAGCTGTCGGATGCCAAGAACGCGTTCCGCAAGGACATCCACAACTACGTCGAGGAGAACCTCCCGACGCCACACACCCAACTCGACGAGGCGGTCGAGGAATCGTTCCCGGCCTCCGACCCCGCCAAGCTGTCCTTCGCCGACGACGGCGCCGTGGACGTGCGTCCGTCCGCGGCCAACGGCTCTGAGGGCCGGCCGTCCAAGCCGATCACGGTGCGCTCCGAGGAGCGCGGCGAGTTCGTGCTCGATCACGGCGCGGTCGTCGTCGCCGGCATCACCTCGTGCACCAACACGTCGAACCCGTCGGTGATGCTGGGTGCCGCGCTGCTGGCCAAGAAGGCCGTCGAGAAGGGCCTCACCACCAAGCCGTGGGTGAAGACCAACATGGCGCCGGGCTCGCAGGTCGTGACCGACTACTACAACAAGGCCGGTCTCTGGCCCTACCTGGAGAAGCTGGGCTACTTCCTCGGTGGCTACGGCTGCACCACGTGCATCGGCAACACCGGTCCGCTGCCGGACGAGATCTCCAAGGCCATCAACGACAACGACCTGTCGGTCACCGCGGTGCTCTCAGGCAACCGCAACTTCGAGGGCCGCATCTCCCCCGACGTCAAGATGAACTACCTGGCCTCCCCGCCGTTGGTCATCGCCTACGGCATCGCGGGGACCATGGACTTCGACTTCGAGACCGACCCGCTGGGCCAGGATCAAGACGGCAAGGACGTCTTCCTCGCAGACATCTGGCCCTCGGCGGCCGAGATCGAGGAGACGATCGCCTCCTCGATCAACCGCGAGATGTTCACCGACTCGTACGCCGACGTGTTCAAGGGCGACGACCGCTGGCGTTCGCTGTCCACGCCGGAGGGCAACACCTTCGAGTGGGACGAGGCCTCCACCTACGTGCGCAAGGCGCCGTACTTCGACGGCATGCCCGCCGAGCCGGAGCCGGTCGCCGACATCAAGGGCGCCAGAGTGCTTGCCCTGCTGGGTGATTCGGTGACCACCGACCACATCAGCCCGGCCGGTTCGATCAAGCCGGGCACCCCGGCCGCGCAGTACCTGGATGCCAACGGCGTCGAGCGCAAGGACTACAACTCGCTGGGGTCGCGACGCGGCAACCACGAGGTGATGATCCGTGGCACCTTCGCCAACATCCGGCTGCGCAACCAGCTGCTCGACGATGTCTCCGGTGGCTACACCCGCGACTTCACCCAGCCGGGTGGTCCGCAGGCGTTCATCTACGACGCGTCGGTCAACTACAAAGAAGCCGGCATCCCGCTGGTCGTGTTGGGCGGCAAGGAATACGGGTCGGGCAGCTCGCGTGACTGGGCGGCCAAGGGCACCGTGCTGCTCGGCGTGAAGGCCGTCATCACCGAGTCCTTCGAGCGCATCCACCGGTCGAACCTGATCGGCATGGGTGTCATCCCGTTGCAGTTCCCGGCAGGCGAGTCGGCCGCGAGCCTCAAGCTCGACGGCACCGAGACCTACGACATCACCGGCATCGAGGCGCTCAACGCGGGCAAGACGCCGAAGACGGTCAAGGTGACCGCCACCAAAGAGGACGGATCCAAGGTCGAGTTCGACGCCGTGGTCCGCATCGACACCCCCGGTGAGGCCGATTACTACCGCAACGGCGGCATCCTGCAGTACGTGCTGCGCAACATGCTGAAGTCGAAGTAA
- a CDS encoding DUF6676 family protein produces MTGPHVIPFLPAYIPVEVCDTVGIDPAQPDGVAKCMAAVQADVRDDGVSAPESDVAELRQVVSDARQGGVDLKIVVLPHNPGIDTPLRDIATEVGQANPGSTVLALSPSFAGTYSPTIDRVTLEAGQDVAKTGNPVLSAQNFVGEISTPDFPWTALAITLTLGVAAAAALTRVLQRRSKQLAGSEVSSAPTAKA; encoded by the coding sequence GTGACCGGACCCCATGTCATCCCGTTCCTGCCGGCCTATATCCCGGTCGAGGTGTGCGACACCGTCGGGATCGATCCGGCACAACCCGACGGAGTGGCCAAGTGCATGGCGGCCGTGCAGGCCGACGTTCGCGACGACGGCGTCAGTGCACCCGAGTCCGACGTCGCCGAGCTGCGGCAGGTCGTCAGCGATGCCCGCCAGGGCGGGGTGGACCTCAAGATCGTGGTGCTGCCGCACAACCCGGGCATCGATACGCCACTGCGCGACATCGCCACCGAGGTCGGGCAGGCCAACCCGGGTTCGACCGTGCTGGCGCTGAGTCCGTCGTTCGCCGGTACATACAGTCCGACAATCGATCGGGTGACTTTGGAAGCCGGTCAGGATGTCGCCAAGACGGGTAATCCGGTGCTGTCGGCGCAGAATTTCGTCGGCGAGATTTCGACCCCTGATTTTCCCTGGACCGCGCTCGCGATCACGCTGACTCTCGGGGTGGCCGCAGCGGCCGCGCTTACCCGGGTTCTGCAGCGCCGCAGCAAACAATTGGCCGGGTCAGAGGTGTCGAGCGCCCCCACGGCGAAGGCCTGA
- a CDS encoding ABC-F family ATP-binding cassette domain-containing protein translates to MITATDLEVRAGARTLLSFEGSALRVQPGDRIGLVGRNGAGKTTTMRILAGEGEPYAGSVTSTGEIGYLPQDPKEGDLDVLARDRVLSARGLDTLLSDLEKQQVLMAEVADDAARDKAVRRYGQLEERFSALGGYAAESEAGRICASLGLPDRVLTQPLRTLSGGQRRRVELARILFAASDTGSGSATTLLLDEPTNHLDADSIGWLRDFLHNHTGGLVVISHDVDLLDEVVNRVWFLDAVRGEADVYNMGWKKYLDARATDEQRRRRERANAEKKAGALRAQAAKMGAKATKAVAAQNMLRRAERMIAELDAERVADKVARIKFPTPAPCGKTPLMAKGLTKTYGSLEIFTGVDLAIDRGSRVVVLGLNGAGKTTLLRLLAGAETADAGNLEPGHGCKIGYFAQEHDTLDNESTVWENIRHAAPDTGEQDLRGLLGAFMFTGPQLDQPAGTLSGGEKTRLALAGLVASTANVLLLDEPTNNLDPASREQVLDALRSYQGAVVLVTHDPGAAEALDPQRVVLLPDGTEDFWSDEYRDLIELA, encoded by the coding sequence GTGATCACCGCAACGGACCTGGAGGTCCGCGCCGGCGCGCGCACGCTGCTGTCCTTCGAGGGCTCGGCACTGCGGGTGCAGCCCGGTGACCGGATCGGACTGGTCGGGCGCAACGGCGCAGGCAAGACCACCACGATGCGGATTCTGGCAGGGGAGGGCGAGCCGTACGCAGGGTCGGTCACGTCGACCGGTGAAATCGGTTACCTGCCACAGGATCCCAAAGAGGGCGATCTCGACGTGCTTGCCCGCGACCGGGTGCTGTCGGCCCGCGGCCTCGACACGCTGCTTTCGGACCTGGAGAAGCAGCAGGTGTTGATGGCCGAGGTCGCCGACGATGCGGCTCGAGACAAAGCGGTACGCCGCTACGGGCAGCTGGAGGAGCGGTTTTCCGCGCTGGGCGGATACGCCGCCGAGAGCGAAGCCGGCCGGATCTGCGCGAGCCTGGGCCTCCCTGACCGAGTGCTGACCCAGCCGCTGCGCACACTGTCCGGCGGTCAGCGCCGCCGGGTGGAACTGGCCCGCATCCTGTTCGCGGCGAGCGACACCGGTTCCGGATCGGCCACCACGCTGCTGCTCGATGAGCCCACCAACCACCTCGACGCGGACTCGATCGGCTGGCTGCGGGACTTCCTGCACAACCACACCGGAGGTCTCGTCGTCATCAGCCACGACGTCGACCTGCTCGACGAGGTCGTCAACCGGGTGTGGTTCCTCGATGCCGTGCGCGGTGAGGCCGACGTCTACAACATGGGTTGGAAGAAGTACCTCGATGCGCGGGCCACCGACGAACAACGTCGCCGCCGCGAACGGGCCAACGCCGAGAAGAAGGCCGGCGCATTGCGGGCCCAGGCCGCCAAGATGGGTGCCAAGGCAACCAAAGCCGTTGCGGCGCAGAACATGTTGCGCCGCGCCGAGCGGATGATCGCCGAATTGGACGCCGAGCGGGTGGCCGACAAGGTGGCCCGCATCAAGTTCCCCACGCCGGCGCCGTGCGGAAAGACCCCGCTGATGGCCAAGGGATTGACGAAAACCTACGGGTCCCTGGAGATCTTCACCGGCGTGGATCTGGCGATCGACCGCGGCTCGCGGGTGGTTGTGCTCGGCCTCAACGGTGCGGGCAAGACGACTCTGCTTCGGCTGCTTGCCGGCGCGGAGACGGCCGACGCCGGAAACCTGGAACCCGGCCACGGGTGCAAGATCGGCTACTTCGCCCAGGAGCACGACACCCTCGACAACGAGTCGACGGTCTGGGAGAACATCCGCCACGCCGCACCGGATACCGGCGAGCAGGATCTGCGAGGTCTGCTCGGGGCGTTCATGTTTACCGGGCCGCAGCTCGACCAGCCTGCCGGCACGCTGTCCGGCGGTGAGAAGACCCGGTTGGCGCTGGCCGGTCTGGTTGCCTCGACGGCCAACGTGTTGTTGCTCGACGAGCCGACGAACAACCTCGACCCCGCGTCGCGCGAGCAGGTTCTCGACGCGCTGCGCAGCTACCAGGGCGCGGTGGTGCTGGTGACCCACGACCCCGGCGCGGCCGAGGCGCTGGATCCGCAGCGTGTGGTGCTGCTCCCGGACGGCACCGAGGACTTCTGGTCCGACGAATACCGGGATCTCATCGAACTCGCCTGA
- the trxA gene encoding thioredoxin — MTTQDITADQFNEIINGNDIVLVDFWASWCGPCRAFAPTFKAASEQHPDVVFAKVDTEAEQGLAAAADIRSIPTLMAFKKGKLVFNQAGALPPAALEDLVQKIKEFDIDAAMKEQAAQGDAEQV, encoded by the coding sequence GTGACTACGCAGGACATCACCGCAGATCAGTTCAACGAGATCATCAACGGCAACGACATCGTGCTGGTGGATTTCTGGGCGTCGTGGTGCGGGCCGTGCCGTGCGTTCGCGCCGACGTTCAAGGCCGCCTCGGAGCAGCACCCCGACGTCGTCTTCGCCAAGGTGGACACCGAGGCCGAGCAGGGCTTGGCCGCGGCGGCCGACATCCGGTCGATCCCCACCCTGATGGCGTTCAAGAAGGGCAAATTGGTCTTCAACCAGGCAGGGGCGCTGCCGCCGGCGGCACTTGAAGATCTGGTCCAGAAGATCAAAGAGTTCGACATCGACGCGGCCATGAAAGAGCAGGCCGCACAGGGCGACGCCGAACAGGTGTGA
- the ripA gene encoding NlpC/P60 family peptidoglycan endopeptidase RipA, producing the protein MRRTVGASASRRYGRISAVPLIAAMLLATALSGGVPAAADPGAPDQVATLVAAVANADQKLQELGAAIQTQQEAVNKAIVGVQDARDAAATAQQEVEASQQGIADANAAIDAAQKRFDTFAAATYVNGPSSSYLTASDPADIVKTAATGQTLTASTDKVIADLQRARTAQVNRESAARLAKQNADQATANAQTSQDNAVAALQQAQQTFSAQQGELERLTAERAAAQTRLDQVHKASAPIAPAAPAQAPTPQAAAGDWDRAPGAPIRAGQNWDTAWDPTLPAIPSAFVSGDPVAIINTILGISSTSAQVTQNMGRQFLQKLGILPTPTGFTNGAIPRVYGRQASEYVIQRAGSQMGVPYSWGGGNAAGPSRGIDSGANTVGFDCSGLILYAFAGVGIKLPHYSGSQYNAGRKIPSSQMRRGDVIFYGPGGSQHVTLYLGNGQMLEAPYTGSQVKISPVRTSGMTPYVVRYIEY; encoded by the coding sequence ATGAGACGCACCGTTGGCGCATCTGCGTCGCGGCGATACGGCCGTATCTCGGCCGTACCGCTGATCGCGGCGATGCTGCTCGCCACGGCACTGTCGGGGGGCGTCCCAGCCGCGGCTGACCCGGGGGCACCCGACCAGGTCGCAACGCTCGTCGCCGCGGTGGCCAACGCCGACCAGAAGCTGCAGGAGTTGGGTGCTGCCATCCAGACCCAGCAGGAAGCCGTCAACAAGGCGATCGTCGGCGTGCAGGACGCCCGCGACGCCGCCGCGACGGCGCAGCAGGAGGTCGAAGCAAGTCAGCAGGGCATCGCCGACGCCAACGCCGCGATCGATGCGGCCCAAAAACGTTTCGACACCTTTGCCGCGGCGACCTACGTCAACGGCCCGTCGAGCTCCTATCTGACCGCTTCCGATCCCGCCGACATCGTCAAGACCGCCGCCACGGGTCAGACGCTGACCGCCAGCACCGACAAGGTGATCGCCGATCTGCAGCGGGCCCGGACCGCGCAGGTAAACCGGGAGTCGGCCGCTCGGCTGGCCAAGCAGAACGCCGACCAGGCCACGGCCAATGCGCAGACCAGTCAGGACAACGCCGTCGCCGCCCTACAGCAGGCGCAACAGACTTTCAGCGCCCAGCAAGGTGAGCTGGAGCGATTGACCGCCGAACGGGCGGCGGCCCAAACGCGACTCGATCAGGTGCATAAGGCCTCGGCCCCGATTGCCCCGGCCGCGCCGGCGCAGGCACCGACGCCCCAGGCCGCGGCCGGGGACTGGGACCGGGCCCCGGGCGCACCCATCCGGGCGGGCCAGAACTGGGATACCGCATGGGATCCCACGCTGCCGGCGATCCCCAGCGCGTTCGTCAGCGGTGACCCGGTCGCCATCATCAACACCATCCTCGGCATCTCGTCGACCTCGGCGCAGGTCACCCAGAACATGGGTCGCCAGTTCCTGCAGAAGCTCGGGATCCTGCCGACGCCCACCGGTTTCACGAACGGCGCCATCCCGCGGGTCTATGGACGTCAGGCTTCCGAGTACGTCATCCAGCGAGCCGGTTCCCAGATGGGTGTCCCGTACTCGTGGGGCGGTGGCAATGCTGCCGGTCCGAGTCGCGGCATCGATTCGGGGGCAAACACGGTGGGCTTCGACTGCTCGGGTCTGATCCTCTACGCGTTCGCAGGTGTCGGCATCAAGCTGCCGCACTACTCGGGCTCGCAGTACAACGCCGGCCGCAAGATCCCGTCCTCACAGATGCGGCGCGGCGACGTGATCTTCTACGGCCCCGGTGGCAGTCAGCACGTGACGCTCTACCTGGGCAACGGCCAGATGCTCGAAGCGCCGTACACGGGTTCACAGGTCAAGATCTCGCCGGTCCGCACCAGTGGGATGACCCCGTACGTCGTCCGCTACATCGAATACTGA
- the ripB gene encoding NlpC/P60 family peptidoglycan endopeptidase RipB, giving the protein MRSFVLRCLILVAATAFAAIGMVAPAGAAPDDGQWDPTLPKIVSSGAPGDPVAIANASFQVSQIALQTTQNLGQQFLQSIGLAPKQAASAFPGGRVRGPQAIEYVIRRGGTQMGVPYSWGGGKLNGPGPGVDYDAGKIGYDCSGFTRYAFAGVGVQIPKYSGDQYNTGRKVPVAQAKRGDLLFWGPGGSQHVAMYLGGGKMLEASGSAEKVTVSPVRTAGIQPYAARIIES; this is encoded by the coding sequence TTGCGCTCCTTCGTCTTACGTTGCCTGATATTGGTCGCCGCAACTGCGTTCGCGGCGATCGGTATGGTGGCGCCGGCCGGTGCCGCGCCTGACGACGGACAGTGGGATCCCACTCTTCCGAAGATCGTCAGTTCCGGCGCACCCGGCGATCCGGTGGCGATCGCCAACGCCTCGTTCCAGGTCAGCCAGATCGCGTTGCAGACCACGCAGAACCTCGGTCAGCAGTTCCTGCAGAGCATCGGGCTGGCCCCCAAACAGGCGGCCTCGGCGTTCCCCGGTGGTCGGGTCCGCGGCCCACAGGCCATCGAATACGTGATCCGGCGCGGCGGTACGCAGATGGGCGTGCCGTACTCGTGGGGTGGTGGCAAGCTGAACGGCCCCGGGCCCGGTGTGGACTACGACGCCGGCAAGATCGGCTATGACTGCTCAGGCTTCACCCGGTACGCGTTCGCCGGGGTCGGCGTGCAGATCCCGAAGTATTCCGGAGACCAGTACAACACCGGCCGCAAGGTGCCGGTGGCCCAGGCGAAGCGTGGTGACCTCCTGTTCTGGGGCCCGGGCGGTAGCCAGCACGTGGCGATGTACCTCGGTGGCGGCAAGATGCTCGAAGCGTCGGGAAGCGCGGAGAAAGTGACCGTGAGCCCGGTCCGCACCGCAGGCATCCAGCCCTATGCGGCCCGCATCATCGAATCCTGA
- a CDS encoding TetR/AcrR family transcriptional regulator — protein MPRVTDDHLAARRRQILDGARRCFGQYGYESATVRRLEETIGLSRGAIFHHFKDKDTLFFELAREDAERMAEVAAREGLIQVMRNMLAAPEQFDWLATRLEIARKLRNDPAFHRGWAERSAELDAAITERLRRQKQAGRLRDDVPSAVLHIYLDLVLDGLVARIASGEDPKNLTAVLDLVEASVRQQTATES, from the coding sequence ATGCCCCGGGTGACGGACGACCATCTCGCGGCCCGGCGCCGTCAGATCCTTGACGGCGCCCGGCGCTGCTTCGGCCAGTACGGCTATGAGAGTGCGACCGTGCGGCGGCTCGAAGAAACCATCGGGCTGTCGCGCGGCGCCATCTTTCATCACTTCAAGGACAAGGACACCTTGTTCTTCGAATTGGCCCGCGAGGATGCCGAGCGGATGGCCGAGGTGGCTGCCCGCGAGGGCCTGATCCAGGTGATGCGCAACATGCTCGCCGCGCCAGAGCAGTTCGACTGGCTGGCGACCCGGCTGGAGATCGCCCGAAAACTGCGCAACGACCCGGCATTTCACCGGGGCTGGGCCGAACGCTCGGCCGAGCTGGACGCCGCCATCACCGAGCGCCTGCGCCGGCAGAAGCAGGCCGGACGCCTGCGTGACGACGTACCAAGCGCGGTCCTGCACATCTACCTGGACCTCGTGCTCGACGGGCTGGTAGCCCGGATCGCCTCCGGTGAGGACCCGAAGAACCTCACCGCGGTGCTCGATCTGGTGGAGGCCAGTGTGCGCCAGCAGACCGCGACTGAAAGCTGA
- a CDS encoding enoyl-CoA hydratase — MLSVTAQNEFVLVDRPRPDVALVTLNRPERMNSMAFDVMVPLKAVLEDLRYDNSVRVVVLTGAGRGFSSGADHKSAGSVPHVAGLTRPTYALRSMEILDDVILALRRLHQPVIAAVNGAAIGGGLCLALACDVRVAADGAYFRAAGINNGLTASELGLSYLLPRAIGSSRAFEIMLTGRDVDAQEAERIGLVSSVVAEESLLDTCYAMADRMAAFSRPGIELTKRTLWSGLDAASLEGHMQAEGLGQLFVRLLTANFEEAVAARAEKRAPAFTDEK; from the coding sequence GTGCTGTCCGTGACTGCGCAGAACGAATTCGTACTGGTCGACCGTCCCCGACCGGACGTCGCCCTGGTGACCCTCAACCGGCCCGAGCGGATGAACTCCATGGCATTCGATGTCATGGTCCCGCTCAAGGCGGTTCTGGAGGACCTCCGCTACGACAACAGCGTGCGAGTGGTGGTGTTGACGGGCGCGGGCCGTGGATTCTCGTCCGGGGCCGACCACAAGTCGGCCGGCTCGGTTCCGCATGTGGCCGGGCTCACCCGACCGACGTATGCGCTGCGGTCGATGGAGATCCTCGACGATGTGATTCTCGCCCTACGGCGTCTGCACCAGCCGGTGATCGCCGCGGTCAACGGTGCGGCCATCGGAGGCGGCCTGTGCCTGGCCTTGGCCTGTGACGTCCGCGTCGCCGCCGACGGCGCCTACTTCCGCGCTGCGGGGATCAACAACGGTCTCACCGCCAGTGAGCTGGGCTTGTCCTACCTGCTGCCACGCGCCATCGGCTCGTCGCGCGCGTTCGAGATCATGTTGACCGGCCGTGACGTCGATGCCCAGGAGGCCGAACGCATCGGCCTGGTGTCCAGCGTGGTGGCCGAGGAGTCGCTGCTGGACACCTGCTATGCCATGGCAGACCGCATGGCTGCGTTCTCCCGGCCGGGTATCGAGTTGACCAAGCGCACACTTTGGAGTGGACTGGACGCCGCTAGCCTGGAGGGGCACATGCAGGCTGAAGGCCTGGGACAACTCTTCGTGCGCCTGCTCACCGCAAACTTTGAGGAAGCGGTTGCCGCGCGCGCGGAAAAGCGGGCCCCCGCTTTCACCGACGAGAAGTAA